TCTATGATGACTGTCTTATGGTTGCCTCTGCCTGCTTCGACAACAGCAGCTGCGATGGCCATGAGTCAGCTGGTGTGGGATATCTAGCATGAGGTTTGCTTACAGTTATGGTTGGATTAGAAACTGTATCAACCTTTTGAAAAGCTTGCAAGTCAGGATTGATAGGAATGACATAGAGCGGCCCAAGAATTGGTGGTTGCTGTGAAGATCGATCTGTGTTTGTTGCCATTGGTGGTAAGTGTGAAGGCGTTTCTGCGTGCCAACAATCAAGAGAGGGACTCACATTTAGATCAGGCTTCGATTGGCCTAATCTCTCTTCCATTTCGTTTTGCATTTTCCTTATCTGTACTTCAAGTGCAGTAGTCTCTTCTTTCAGCTCTTTCTTCTCTGCTGTCATCTACCCAGACATGAACCACGTCAGGAAATACTGTTTTATGGAAAGAAAGAACATTAAGgttccgtttggtagggcgtaaaatgTTTTTATGGAAAAGAGTTTTCCTCTATTCTCAGTTTTACATTGTGTGGTTTGCAAAGGAGTATAAAACCATTTCCCCTAGGAGTAAAATTGCTGGAAAATCATCGTCCCTTCGAAATGAAGGGAAAActgttttccttccttttccttATCTCTCTTGTACACTCCTCTCACTACCTGCTTACTTTCCCTTTCATTTCATCAATTTTCTTACATGGAACCAAACAACGGAAAACTAATTGTGGAATTTTGTTTTCCGTTGTAAATAGTTTTCtatgaaaatcattttacacaaaaaatgttttacacccaaccaaccaaacggagcctaagggGGGATAAGAAAAGCGAAAAGAGAGCAAACTGACACCTCATGTACAAATGTAATCTCAAAACCTGTGATTTCAAGCATCAAAGATAAATAGTAGAGCTTTTGAATGCCTAATTCATGATCTTGAAAAAACAAGAATCCTACAGCATAAATTTGAAACATGATGGTAGAAGTTTAAGAGCTTACATATTGAGATTCTGACAACAGAGTTTCATTCTCCTTTCTCAGGCTTTTTATATGAGAAACCAGATCTTTCATTAGCTTAATTGTCTCGTTCAGTACAGAGGCTTTCCCACTGTTCTCTTGATTTAATTCTGCATGGAATTCAAAGAATGAGTCTTTGACCTAATAAGCACCCTGTCTTCCAACCAATAAAATTGTATAACTCAACTTTCATGTCTATTTTAACGAGTCTACCAAAGTCAGAAAGTGAATTACCAAGAACACTAGCCAGTTTTTCAAAAAGCTCATTCAGCTGTTCACGCTttaatctttctctctctgcCTTCAAAACTTTTTTCGGTACTTTACCTCGCT
This sequence is a window from Spinacia oleracea cultivar Varoflay chromosome 1, BTI_SOV_V1, whole genome shotgun sequence. Protein-coding genes within it:
- the LOC110803921 gene encoding transcription factor bHLH47, which codes for MGSDVLDDPVVNEESDVPEDVLDDSHSNKRKRGKVPKKVLKAERERLKREQLNELFEKLASVLELNQENSGKASVLNETIKLMKDLVSHIKSLRKENETLLSESQYMTAEKKELKEETTALEVQIRKMQNEMEERLGQSKPDLNVSPSLDCWHAETPSHLPPMATNTDRSSQQPPILGPLYVIPINPDLQAFQKVDTVSNPTITVSKPHARYPTPADSWPSQLLLSKQAEATIRQSS